One part of the Drosophila kikkawai strain 14028-0561.14 chromosome 4, DkikHiC1v2, whole genome shotgun sequence genome encodes these proteins:
- the LOC138929046 gene encoding uncharacterized protein: MMIPPARAGSIKEASTRTCFYLILDVIHMKSPVLAHMLLILATTEDGKINQVAYSKVNNSKRSGQFKSRIPVPIRPSPSASPAGASSGFPFRILLVPFLVLDRFALLPEFRAFLPIPLYPSL, encoded by the exons ATGATGATCCCGCCCGCCCGAGCGGGGTCAATTAAGGAGGCGTCCACAAGAACATGCTTCTATCTAATTCTGGACGTCATCCACATGAAATCG CCGGTCCTTGCACATATGCTGCTGATCCTGGCCACCACAGAGGACGGCAAAATTAACCAAGTGGCGTACAGCAAGGTG AACAATTCAAAAAGGAGCGGGCAGTTTAAAAGCAGAATTCCAGTTCCTATTCGGCCAAGTCCTAGTGCGTCTCCGGCGGGTGCGTCTTCTGGCTTTCCATTCCGGATCCTTCTAGTTCCATTCCTCGTCCTCGATCGTTTTGCCCTGCTCCCGGAGTTCCGAGCTTTCCTCCCCATCCCCCTTTACCCATCTCTATAA